One stretch of Prunus persica cultivar Lovell chromosome G1, Prunus_persica_NCBIv2, whole genome shotgun sequence DNA includes these proteins:
- the LOC18790222 gene encoding primary amine oxidase — protein sequence MAASTLKLVFFLLFSFFTFSPITSSHHPLDPLTPSEFKLVRTLVKKSYPSPKHNLTFQYISLDEPDKPALHSWLSKPKSKPPPRRAFVITRLNRQSHELIVDLSNRYIVSDKVYNGNDGYPLLTLDEQTVASELPFSYKPFIDSVKKRRLNLSEVVCTTFSVGWFGEEHSGRVIKILCFYVEGSANLYVRPLEGVSLLVDLDELKIVEYYDRARVPVPKAEGTEYRRSKQKPPFGPRLNRFAIEQPDGPGFKINGHKISWANWEFHVGFDVRAGPIISLASMYDLEKGTYRQVLYRGFVSELFVPYMDPTEEWYYKTFFDAGEFGFGQSAMPLEPLADCPANAAFIDAYYAGEDGTPVKISNAICIFEQHSGSVLWRHTEIAISGEVITEVRPEVSLIVRMVTTIGNYDYILDWEFKPSGSIKIGVGLTGILEVKAADYTHTSQITEEAYGTLLAKNTIGVYHDHFLTYYLDLDVDGEANSFVKNNLVTKRVTDKSSLRKSYWTVESETAKTESNAKIQLCLKPSELVVVNPNKKTKRGNKIGYRLIPGSISNPLLSFDDFPQIRGAFTNYNVWVTPYNKSEKWAGGQYIDRSHGDDTLATWSLRNRGIENKDIVLWYTMGFHHVPSQEDFPIMPTLSGGFELRPTNFFESNPVLKTKPPIHVNCTTKP from the exons ATGGCGGCTTCAACGTTGAAACTAGTGTTCTTCTTgctcttttccttcttcaccTTCTCACCAATAACCTCAAGCCACCACCCACTGGACCCTCTAACCCCATCTGAGTTCAAACTGGTTCGAACCCTAGTCAAGAAATCGTACCCTAGCCCCAAACACAACCTAACCTTTCAATACATAAGCTTGGACGAGCCAGACAAACCGGCCCTCCATTCATGGCTCTCGAAACCCAAATCAAAACCCCCACCTCGCCGCGCCTTTGTCATCACACGGCTCAACAGACAATCCCATGAGCTCATAGTGGATTTATCAAATCGCTACATAGTTTCTGATAAAGTTTACAACGGAAATGATGGCTACCCTTTGCTCACCTTGGACGAACAAACGGTGGCAAGTGAACTACCGTTTTCCTATAAACCATTTATTGACTCGGTCAAGAAGAGGAGGCTTAACTTGTCCGAGGTTGTTTGTACCACGTTTTCAGTTGGGTGGTTTGGAGAGGAGCACAGTGGAAGAGTGATAaagattttgtgtttttatgttGAGGGATCGGCTAATTTGTACGTGAGGCCCTTGGAGGGAGTATCTTTGCTCGTTGATCTTGATGAGTTGAAGATAGTTGAGTATTATGACCGGGCGAGGGTTCCGGTGCCAAAAGCTGAGGGGACGGAGTACAGGCGGTCGAAGCAGAAGCCTCCGTTCGGTCCACGGCTGAATAGATTCGCCATAGAGCAACCGGATGGACCTGGGTTCAAGATCAATGGGCACAAAATAAG TTGGGCCAATTGGGAGTTCCATGTAGGATTTGATGTTCGAGCTGGTCCAATAATTTCCTTGGCATCAATGTATGATCTAGAAAAGGGTACATATCGGCAAGTATTGTACAGAGGGTTCGTATCGGAGCTGTTCGTGCCATACATGGACCCAACTGAAGAATGGTACTACAAGACCTTCTTTGATGCTGGTGAGTTTGGGTTCGGTCAATCGGCTATGCCATTGGAGCCACTGGCTGATTGCCCTGCCAATGCTGCATTCATAGACGCATACTATGCTGGGGAGGATGGCACCCCTGTCAAAATATCCAATGCTATTTGCATATTTGAGCAACATTCTGGGAGCGTCTTGTGGCGTCACACTGAAATAGCAATTTCAGGAGAAGTG ATAACGGAGGTTAGGCCGGAGGTGAGCTTGATAGTGAGGATGGTCACAACCATTGGCAACTACGATTACATACTCGATTGGGAATTTAAGCCAAGCGGCTCCATCAAAATAGGG GTAGGCTTAACAGGAATACTAGAAGTGAAGGCTGCAGATTACACCCACACGAGTCAAATAACGGAGGAGGCATATGGAACATTGCTAGCAAAAAACACAATTGGCGTGTACCACGACCATTTCTTGACCTACTATCTTGATCTTGACGTGGATGGCGAAGCCAACTCCTTTGTCAAAAACAATTTGGTGACAAAAAGAGTGACAGACAAGAGCTCACTTAGGAAGAGTTATTGGACAGTCGAGAGTGAGACAGCTAAAACTGAATCAAATGCCAAAATTCAGTTGTGTTTGAAGCCATCGGAGCTAGTTGTGGTAAACCCTAACAAGAAGACCAAACGTGGAAACAAGATAGGCTACCGTTTGATTCCAGGGTCAATTTCAAACCCACTTTTATCCTTTGATGATTTCCCACAAATCCGAGGTGCCTTCACTAATTACAATGTATGGGTCACGCCTTATAACAAGTCTGAAAAATGGGCAGGAGGACAATATATTGATCGGAGCCATGGAGATGATACATTGGCTACTTGGAGCCTCAG GAACCGAGGGATCGAAAATAAGGACATAGTGTTGTGGTACACCATGGGCTTTCATCATGTTCCTTCCCAAGAAGACTTCCCAATCATGCCAACATTAAGTGGTGGGTTTGAGCTTCGGCCCACTAATTTCTTTGAGAGCAATCCAGTTCTTAAAACAAAACCTCCTATTCATGTGAACTGCACTACAAAACCCTAA
- the LOC18790558 gene encoding primary amine oxidase, with amino-acid sequence MASRVVTPALLLLLFSIFITFSPALCLKQHPLDALTPSEFIHIKAIIHKAYPAQNLTFQYVGLDEPEKYTVLSWQSKSTTTTKSPPPPRRALVVTRLNKETHEIIVDLSTRSIVSSKVHNGANGLPVLTLDEQTYANELPFKHEPFIKSIRKRGLDISQVLCSGFSVGWFGEAKSRRTLKINCFYTNGTVNLYVRPVEGIALVVDLDEMEIIKYSDRFIVPVPKGEGTEYQASKQKPPFGPLLHGAPVVQSQEEGFSLEGHTIRWANWVFHLGFDVRTGTIISLASIYDLAKHKYRRVLYRGFVSELFVPYMNPTEDWYFKTFFDCGEFGFGQSAVSLEPLTDCPANAKFMDAYYAGQDGTPVKISNAFCIFERHAGNILWRHTEVTIPNKVITEVRPEVTLVVRMVAVVGNYDYIIDWVFKPSGSIKLEVGLTGVLETEGVKYTKTNEIEKEVYGTLVADNTIAVNHDHFLTYHLDLDVDGEANSFVKNKMVTKRVKDPNIPRKSYWTVESETAKTESDAKLHLGLKPSDLVVVNPNKRTKPGNPIGYRLIPGSVAGPLLLEDDYPQIRGAFTKYNVWVTPYNKSEKWAGGQYVDQSRGGDTLATWSLRNREIENKDIVLWYTIGFHHAPCQEDFPMMPTLSGGFELRPTNFFESSPVLKVRTISPKHVPLPNCTTKN; translated from the exons ATGGCATCCAGAGTAGTGACACCCGCTCTCTTGTTATTACTCTTCTCCATCTTCATCACCTTCTCGCCAGCCTTATGCCTCAAACAGCATCCGCTAGACGCTCTAACACCGTCCGAGTTCATCCATATCAAAGCCATAATCCATAAAGCATACCCTGCCCAAAACCTAACCTTCCAATACGTAGGCCTAGATGAACCAGAAAAGTACACCGTCCTCTCATGGCAATCAaaatccaccaccaccaccaaatctCCACCACCGCCTCGCCGAGCCTTGGTCGTTACACGGCTTAATAAGGAAACCCACGAGATTATCGTAGATTTATCGACCCGTTCCATAGTCTCTAGTAAAGTTCACAACGGAGCAAATGGCTTACCTGTGTTAACCTTGGACGAACAAACATATGCAAATGAGTTGCCATTTAAACATGAACCATTTATCAAGTCCATTAGAAAGAGAGGGCTTGATATATCCCAAGTTTTGTGCAGCGGTTTTTCAGTTGGTTGGTTTGGAGAGGCAAAGAGTAGAAGAACATTAAAGATTAATTGTTTCTACACAAATGGGACAGTGAACTTGTATGTGAGGCCAGTGGAGGGAATAGCATTAGTGGTTGATCTAGATGAGATGGAGATAATTAAATATAGTGACAGATTTATAGTTCCTGTGCCAAAAGGCGAGGGAACTGAGTACCAAGCTTCGAAGCAGAAGCCCCCTTTCGGTCCATTGCTACACGGCGCACCGGTGGTGCAGTCGCAGGAAGAAGGGTTCAGCCTCGAGGGGCACACTATCAG ATGGGCTAACTGGGTCTTCCATCTCGGATTTGACGTTCGAACTGGTACAATCATATCTCTAGCATCAATTTATGATCTTGCAAAGCACAAATATAGAAGGGTCTTGTATAGAGGCTTTGTATCAGAGCTTTTTGTACCATACATGAACCCAACCGAGGACTGGTACTTCAAAACCTTCTTCGACTGTGGAGAATTTGGGTTTGGTCAATCCGCAGTGTCACTTGAGCCATTGACTGATTGCCCAGCCAACGCCAAATTCATGGATGCCTACTATGCTGGCCAAGATGGCACACCTGTCAAGATATCAAATGCTTTCTGTATTTTTGAACGACATGCAGGCAACATTTTGTGGCGTCACACAGAAGTGACCATCCCAAATAAAGTG ATCACCGAGGTCAGGCCAGAGGTGACGCTAGTGGTGAGGATGGTTGCAGTTGTGGGCAACTATGACTACATAATTGATTGGGTATTCAAGCCAAGTGGCTCAATCAAGCTGGAG GTTGGGCTAACAGGTGTGCTAGAAACTGAAGGGGTTAAGTACACCAAGACAAATGAAATAGAGAAGGAGGTTTATGGTACACTAGTTGCAGATAATACCATTGCTGTAAACCATGACCACTTCTTGACTTATCATCTTGACCTTGATGTGGATGGTGAAGCCAACTCCTTTGTCAAGAACAAAATGGTGACCAAACGAGTGAAAGACCCCAATATTCCAAGGAAGAGCTATTGGACTGTTGAAAGTGAGACAGCTAAAACTGAATCGGATGCAAAACTTCATTTGGGTTTGAAGCCATCTGACTTGGTTGTGGTAAATCctaataaaagaacaaaacctGGAAACCCAATTGGTTACCGTTTGATTCCGGGGTCAGTTGCAGGACCCCTTTTGTTGGAGGACGATTACCCACAAATTCGTGGGGCTTTCACCAAGTACAATGTGTGGGTTACACCATACAATAAATCTGAAAAATGGGCAGGAGGACAATATGTGGATCAAAGCAGAGGAGGTGATACTCTAGCAACATGGAGCCTCAG GAATAGGGAGATTGAGAACAAAGACATAGTGTTATGGTACACCATTGGCTTTCACCATGCTCCATGCCAAGAAGACTTTCCAATGATGCCAACATTGAGTGGTGGGTTTGAGCTCCGACCAACCAATTTCTTTGAGAGCAGTCCAGTGCTTAAAGTTAGAACAATATCTCCTAAGCATGTGCCTTTGCCTAATTGCACCACCAAAAACTAG
- the LOC18793824 gene encoding thermospermine synthase ACAULIS5, with amino-acid sequence MGDISYSNGTNNGNGNGNGNGNGNGNGVNGKAHSVLNGYRKSCWYEEEIEENLRWSFALNSILHTGATPYQDIALLDTKPFGKALVIDGKLQSAETDEFIYHECLVHPPLLHHPNPKSIFIMGGGEGSTARELLRHRTVEKVVMCDIDEEVVEFCKSYLIVNSEAFCDPRLELIINDARAELEHREEQYDVIIGDLADPIEGGPCYKLYTKSFYELIVKPRLSKEGIFVTQAGPAGIFSHTEVFSCIYNTLRQVFKYVVPYSAHVPSYADIWGWIMASDTPFELSADELDLRIKQRIIGENRYLDGKTLSSASTLSKAVRQSMDNETHVYTEGTARFIYGHGHGSAYKQN; translated from the exons ATGGGTGACATTTCTTATTCCAATGGAACCAACAATGGCAATGGCAATGGGAATGGGAATGGGAATGGGAATGGGAATGGAGTAAATGGAAAAGCTCATTCAGTTCTGAATGGATACAGGAAGAGCTGTTGGTATgaggaagaaattgaagaaaatttaaGATGGAGCTTTGCTCTTAATAG tATCTTGCATACAGGAGCTACTCCATACCAAGACATTGCATTGTTGGACACCAAACCCTTTGGAAAG GCTTTAGTCATTGATGGAAAGCTTCAAAGTGCTGAGACTGATGAATTTATCTACCATGAATGTCTTGTTCATCCACCACTTCTTCATCATCCCAA TCCAAAGAGCATCTTCATCATGGGAGGAGGTGAAGGCTCCACTGCAAGAGAACTGCTGAGACACAGGACTGTGGAGAAGGTTGTCATGTGTGACATTGATGAG GAGGTGGTAGAGTTCTGTAAGTCATATTTGATTGTAAACAGTGAAGCTTTCTGTGATCCAAGACTGGAGCTCATCATCAATGATGCCAG GGCTGAGCTAGAACACAGAGAAGAGCAGTATGATGTGATAATTGGGGACCTTGCAGACCCAATAGAAGGAGGCCCATGCTATAAACTCTACACCAAATCCTTTTATGAGCTGATTGTCAAGCCTAGGCTCAGCAAGGAAGGCATTTTTGTCACACAG GCAGGTCCTGCTGGAATTTTCAGCCATACAGAAGTGTTTTCTTGCATTTACAATACTTTGAGGCAGGTCTTTAAAT ATGTTGTGCCTTATTCAGCTCATGTTCCTTCATATGCTGATATTTGGGGATGGATCATG GCTTCAGATACCCCTTTTGAGCTAAGTGCTGATGAATTAGACCTCAGAATTAAACAGAGGATCATAGGGGAGAACAGATACCTAGATGGAAAAACCTTATCATCAGCCTCAACCTTGAGCAAAGCTGTCCGGCAATC GATGGACAACGAGACTCATGTATACACAGAAGGAACGGCAAGGTTCATATATGGCCATGGCCATGGCAGTGCCTACAAACAAAATTAA
- the LOC18788774 gene encoding exosome complex component RRP41 homolog → MEYVSPEGLRLDGRRPMEMRQIRAEIGVVAKAAGSALFEMGNTKVIAAVYGPREVQNRSQQLNDSALVRCEYTMANFSTGDRMRKPKGDRRSTEISLVIRQTMEACIMTHLMPRSQIDIFVQVLQADGGTRSACINAASLALADAGIPMRDLVTSCSAGYLNSTPLLDLNYIEDSAGGADVTLGILPKLDKVTLLQMDAKLSVETFENVMQLAIEGCKAVATYIREVLLENTKQLEYRRGI, encoded by the exons ATGGAGTATGTGAGCCCTGAAGGCCTTCGCTTAGATGGTCGCCGCCCCATGGAA ATGAGACAAATTCGTGCAGAGATTGGTGTTGTTGCCAAAGCCGCCGG TTCTGCTTTGTTTGAGATGGGTAACACCAAAGTCATTGCTGCAGTGTATGGCCCTAGAGAG GTCCAAAATAGGAGCCAACAATTGAATGACAGCGCACTG GTGCGATGTGAGTACACCATGGCAAATTTTAGTACTGGGGATCGCATGAGAAAACCAAAGGGGGATAG GCGATCAACAGAGATATCTTTAGTTATTCGCCAAACCATGGAAGCATGCATTATGACACATTTAATGCCTCGGTCTCAG ATTGATATTTTTGTGCAAGTTCTCCAAGCAGATGGAG GAACTAGATCTGCATGCATTAATGCTGCAAGCCTGGCCCTTGCAGATGCTGGAATTCCAATGCGTGATCTTGTTACCTCCTGTAGTGCTGGCTATCTTAATAGCACACCTCTGCTTG ATTTAAACTACATAGAAGATAGTGCTGGAGGTGCTGATGTCACTTTAGGCATTTTGCCAAAGTTGGACAAAGTGACTCTTCTTCAG ATGGATGCTAAATTATCAGTGGAAACTTTTGAAAACGTAATGCAACTTGCGATCGAAGGCTGCAAGGCGGTTGCAACCTACATTCGAGAG GTATTACTAGAGAATACAAAGCAATTGGAGTATCGCCGAGGCATCTAA